From one Flavobacterium sp. N502536 genomic stretch:
- a CDS encoding OmpA family protein, which translates to MKHLNKLLVAVMMVMGLSSHAQDSNNPWAISFGVNAVDTRTSSGAGSGFFDQHFSQPFAVKDNWNILPSLSYIGVSRYVGSGFSVGLQGSVNKIDKYVTFNPSAAGHDSRGNVVTNPGDLMYYGIDATIKYSFQELIKSKVIDPSLSVGGGYTFFGDSSYGTVNPGAGVTFWFTDAIGLELATRYKWSVSGDRQDKAGVPDAPSHFQHTAGLVFKFGGKDTDGDGIYDKDDACPDVAGLKQFNGCPDTDGDGIVDASDACPDVFGLAALNGCPDTDGDGIADKDDACPDVAGLAALKGCPDTDGDGIADKDDKCPTVAGPRENGGCPFLDADKDGVADKDDDCPTVAGPASNRGCPEVTTEALEDLKVQARAVYFNSGKATFKTGDKETPARLDAIKEILKNYPNAKFSIEGHTDSTGSAKINDKLSQERADAVKNALIERGVNPENLESKGFGSSQPVASNKTAAGKAQNRRTEIKHIGSKYQGKI; encoded by the coding sequence ATGAAACATCTTAACAAACTTTTAGTTGCTGTGATGATGGTGATGGGTTTAAGTTCTCACGCACAAGACAGTAACAATCCATGGGCTATCTCTTTTGGAGTTAATGCCGTTGACACTAGAACAAGTTCTGGTGCTGGAAGTGGTTTCTTTGATCAACACTTCTCTCAGCCATTCGCTGTAAAAGACAACTGGAACATCCTTCCTTCTTTATCTTACATTGGTGTGAGCAGATATGTAGGTAGTGGTTTCTCTGTTGGTTTACAAGGATCTGTAAACAAGATTGATAAATATGTTACTTTCAATCCATCTGCTGCAGGGCACGATAGTAGAGGTAATGTAGTTACTAATCCTGGTGATTTGATGTATTACGGAATTGATGCTACTATTAAGTACAGCTTCCAGGAATTAATCAAATCTAAAGTGATTGATCCTTCGTTATCTGTTGGTGGAGGTTATACTTTCTTCGGAGATAGCAGCTACGGAACTGTTAACCCAGGTGCTGGTGTTACTTTCTGGTTTACTGATGCTATTGGTCTTGAGCTTGCTACAAGATACAAATGGTCAGTTAGTGGTGATAGACAAGACAAAGCTGGTGTACCAGATGCTCCATCTCACTTTCAACACACTGCTGGTCTAGTTTTCAAATTCGGAGGTAAAGATACTGACGGAGACGGAATCTACGATAAAGATGACGCTTGTCCAGATGTTGCTGGTTTGAAACAATTCAACGGATGTCCTGATACTGACGGAGACGGAATCGTTGACGCTTCTGACGCTTGTCCAGATGTATTTGGTTTAGCTGCATTAAACGGATGTCCTGATACTGACGGAGACGGAATTGCTGATAAAGATGATGCTTGTCCAGATGTTGCTGGTTTAGCTGCTTTAAAAGGTTGTCCTGATACTGACGGTGATGGTATCGCTGACAAAGATGACAAATGTCCTACAGTTGCTGGTCCAAGAGAAAATGGTGGTTGTCCTTTCTTAGACGCTGACAAAGACGGTGTTGCTGATAAAGATGATGATTGTCCTACAGTTGCTGGTCCTGCTTCTAACAGAGGTTGTCCTGAAGTAACTACTGAAGCTTTAGAAGATCTTAAAGTTCAAGCTAGAGCGGTTTACTTTAACTCAGGTAAAGCGACTTTCAAAACAGGAGACAAAGAAACTCCAGCTAGATTAGATGCAATTAAAGAAATCCTTAAAAACTATCCAAACGCGAAATTCTCTATTGAAGGACACACAGATAGTACAGGTTCTGCAAAAATCAACGACAAACTTTCTCAAGAAAGAGCTGACGCTGTGAAAAATGCATTAATCGAAAGAGGTGTTAATCCAGAAAACTTAGAGTCTAAAGGATTTGGATCTTCTCAACCAGTTGCAAGTAACAAAACTGCTGCAGGTAAAGCACAAAACAGAAGAACAGAAATTAAACACATTGGTTCTAAATACCAAGGTAAAATCTAA
- the kbl gene encoding glycine C-acetyltransferase: MYGKIKEHLQNELQTIEENGIFKKERIITSAQDAEITISTGEKVLNFCANNYLGLSSHPEVVQAAKDAMDTHGFGMSSVRFICGTQDIHKTLEKKIADFYGTEDTILYAAAFDANGGVFEPLLGENDAIISDSLNHASIIDGVRLCKAARYRYENSNMEDLEQQLIKANEAGARFKLIVTDGVFSMDGLVAPLDKICDLADKYDAMVMVDECHAAGFIGATGKGTLEAKGVMGRVDIITGTLGKALGGAMGGYTTAKKEIIELLRQRSRPYLFSNSLAPAIVGASIKVFELLEKDTTLRDKLEWNTNYFKEGMKKAGFDIIDGDSAIVPVMLYDAKLSQTMANELLKQGIYVIGFFFPVVPKEKARIRVQLSAAHTKEHLDRAIDAFIVVGQMLKVI; the protein is encoded by the coding sequence ATGTACGGTAAAATAAAAGAACATTTGCAAAACGAGTTGCAAACAATTGAAGAAAATGGAATTTTCAAGAAAGAACGTATTATAACTTCAGCACAGGATGCGGAAATAACGATCTCGACAGGAGAAAAAGTTTTGAATTTTTGTGCCAACAATTATTTAGGACTTTCATCACACCCGGAAGTGGTTCAGGCAGCAAAAGATGCTATGGATACACATGGTTTCGGAATGTCGTCGGTGCGTTTTATTTGCGGAACACAGGATATTCATAAAACTCTGGAGAAAAAGATTGCAGATTTTTATGGTACAGAAGATACCATTCTTTATGCTGCTGCTTTCGATGCAAATGGTGGTGTTTTTGAGCCATTGTTAGGAGAAAACGATGCTATTATTTCAGACAGTTTGAACCATGCTTCTATTATTGATGGGGTTCGTTTGTGTAAAGCAGCGCGTTACCGTTATGAAAATAGTAACATGGAGGATTTGGAGCAGCAATTAATTAAAGCCAATGAGGCTGGTGCGCGTTTCAAATTAATTGTTACCGATGGAGTTTTCTCAATGGACGGTCTTGTAGCGCCTTTGGATAAGATTTGTGATCTTGCCGATAAATATGATGCTATGGTAATGGTGGACGAATGTCACGCTGCCGGATTTATTGGAGCAACAGGAAAAGGAACTCTTGAAGCAAAAGGGGTTATGGGAAGAGTTGATATTATAACCGGAACCCTTGGTAAAGCTTTAGGTGGAGCAATGGGAGGTTATACAACTGCGAAAAAAGAGATCATCGAGTTATTGCGTCAGCGTTCACGTCCATATTTGTTTTCAAATTCACTGGCACCGGCTATTGTTGGGGCTTCCATAAAGGTGTTTGAGCTGTTGGAAAAAGATACTACTTTAAGAGATAAATTAGAATGGAATACTAATTATTTTAAAGAAGGAATGAAAAAAGCCGGTTTTGATATCATCGACGGCGATTCAGCGATAGTTCCGGTGATGTTATACGATGCAAAATTGTCGCAAACAATGGCAAACGAGCTATTGAAACAAGGTATTTATGTAATCGGATTCTTCTTCCCTGTAGTTCCGAAAGAAAAAGCAAGGATTAGAGTGCAATTATCGGCTGCGCATACAAAAGAGCACTTAGACAGGGCTATAGACGCATTTATAGTTGTCGGACAAATGTTAAAAGTTATATAA
- a CDS encoding UvrD-helicase domain-containing protein, whose protein sequence is MQSPSFSIYDASAGSGKTYTLVKEYLKIILSSPRNDAYRNILAITFTNKAVHEMKSRIVGSLSEFAKEEPSAKAVDLMEDLSRDTGLSIVKIKVKSQNIIKHLIHNYAAFDISTIDKFTHKVIRAFAHDLNLPMTFEVTLDTENLLVEAVDAIIAQAGQDETLTKLLVDFTMEKTDDDKSWDVSREILETGRLVLNENNRNEISHFQDKSIEEFVVIKKKMQTLCKELEAENENFATEALALIDKNGIDLKSFSRGTFPNHLESIRDGKFNPRNKTFHEFEDIAINKTAKDRALIENIIPELLQILEKIYKNFEKRDFYKAFLKNITPLSLLNTVSNELAKIQSEQNVLSISEFNAIIHREIQNQPAPFIYERLGEKYRHFFIDEFQDTSEMQWQNLIPLIHNSLSGQDDFGNKGTLMIVGDPKQSIYRWRGGKAEQFIELGKEEVSFFNHEKVVKHLDTNYRSYSEVIEFNNDFFKLISTEFTNEDYKDLYENHSFQNTNSKKGGYVNISFLPIIEKSDFADEEEVVEKSDLYVLATLNTIQKVVREGFEYKDIVILTRKRDQGIAIANYLTEQNIPLLSSETLMIQNATEVRLIVHLLKYLNNSADLESKANFLHFLGSNKEVQMPIHDFIALGMAQKWEGDFEKWLLTFDVAFSFEDVRKKSLYEAVEIIISKFVLPDEGNAYVQFFLDIVLERDMRNQAGIADFLSYWDKNAEKFSIPSPEGNNAVRIMTIHKSKGLEFPVVIMPFAEEDYNRKPKDKLWLDTEDVNLDVPKALIDNSSAVEGFGESASAVFNLKKQEELLDNINVLYVALTRAEEQLYIVSQAIKERKDGELPNNMASFFIRYLMHKGVYDAERLEYEFGNKVRLSSSVKSVDLVKVIPVVSEVLNPKNIKIAQREALMWGTHQQGAIAYGNIVHEILAFVKDKTDVDLAVTKGIENGLITNDQIDMVLKTLQEIVNHPELSICFDGKDTVLNEQTIVQKEGRILKPDRIVLTTNKEAYLLDYKTGVINPKYTRQIQEYQEAIEDLGYKVLKKALVYIGSEIDVVNL, encoded by the coding sequence ATGCAAAGTCCGTCTTTCTCTATCTATGATGCATCTGCAGGCTCTGGAAAGACCTATACTTTGGTAAAAGAGTATCTCAAAATTATTCTTTCTTCTCCAAGAAATGACGCCTATCGAAATATTCTGGCCATTACCTTTACCAATAAGGCGGTTCATGAAATGAAAAGCCGTATTGTGGGGAGTTTGTCAGAGTTTGCAAAAGAAGAGCCTTCGGCGAAAGCAGTCGATTTGATGGAGGACTTGTCTCGCGATACAGGACTTTCTATTGTTAAGATCAAAGTAAAATCTCAAAATATTATCAAGCATCTGATTCATAATTATGCTGCTTTTGATATTTCTACCATCGATAAATTTACCCATAAGGTAATTCGTGCCTTTGCGCACGATCTTAATCTGCCAATGACTTTTGAAGTCACTTTGGATACCGAAAATTTACTGGTTGAAGCAGTTGATGCTATTATTGCACAAGCAGGTCAGGATGAAACACTGACTAAATTGCTGGTCGATTTTACTATGGAAAAAACCGACGATGATAAAAGTTGGGACGTTTCCCGTGAGATATTAGAAACCGGAAGATTAGTTTTGAATGAAAACAACCGAAATGAGATCTCTCATTTTCAGGATAAATCTATTGAAGAGTTTGTTGTCATCAAAAAGAAAATGCAGACTTTGTGTAAAGAGCTGGAAGCTGAAAACGAAAACTTTGCTACAGAAGCACTTGCTTTAATCGATAAAAACGGAATTGATTTAAAGTCATTTTCACGCGGAACCTTTCCCAATCATTTAGAGAGTATTCGCGATGGGAAATTTAATCCCCGGAATAAAACTTTTCATGAATTCGAGGATATTGCGATCAATAAAACGGCGAAAGACAGGGCGTTAATCGAAAATATAATTCCGGAACTGCTTCAGATTCTGGAAAAAATCTATAAGAACTTTGAAAAAAGAGATTTTTACAAAGCGTTCCTGAAGAATATTACACCACTCTCGCTTTTAAATACGGTTAGTAACGAATTGGCGAAAATTCAATCGGAGCAAAATGTGCTGTCGATTTCTGAATTTAATGCGATCATTCATCGTGAAATTCAAAACCAGCCTGCGCCTTTTATTTACGAGCGTTTAGGAGAAAAGTATCGTCACTTTTTTATTGATGAATTTCAGGATACTTCTGAAATGCAATGGCAGAATCTTATTCCACTGATACATAACTCCCTTTCGGGTCAGGATGATTTTGGAAACAAAGGAACTCTGATGATTGTGGGAGATCCAAAACAATCTATTTACCGATGGAGAGGTGGAAAAGCCGAACAATTTATTGAATTAGGAAAAGAAGAAGTCTCTTTTTTTAATCACGAAAAAGTAGTCAAACATTTGGATACAAATTACCGCAGTTATAGTGAGGTAATTGAGTTTAATAATGATTTTTTTAAATTAATTTCGACCGAATTTACAAATGAGGATTATAAAGATCTTTATGAGAATCATAGTTTTCAGAATACAAATTCGAAAAAAGGAGGCTATGTCAATATTTCTTTTCTGCCTATAATAGAGAAATCAGATTTTGCAGACGAAGAAGAGGTGGTGGAGAAGTCAGATTTGTATGTTTTGGCGACATTAAATACAATTCAAAAAGTAGTCAGGGAAGGTTTTGAGTACAAAGATATTGTGATTTTGACCCGAAAAAGAGATCAGGGGATTGCAATTGCGAATTACTTAACAGAACAAAATATCCCGCTTTTGTCCTCTGAAACTTTAATGATTCAGAATGCGACAGAAGTGCGTTTGATTGTCCATTTGCTGAAATACCTAAACAATAGTGCCGATTTAGAGTCGAAAGCTAATTTTCTTCATTTTTTAGGATCAAATAAAGAGGTTCAAATGCCTATTCATGATTTCATTGCTCTGGGAATGGCTCAAAAATGGGAAGGTGATTTTGAAAAGTGGCTATTGACTTTTGATGTTGCGTTTTCTTTTGAAGATGTTCGTAAAAAATCATTGTATGAAGCGGTAGAAATTATAATTTCGAAATTTGTTCTTCCTGATGAGGGAAATGCATATGTTCAGTTTTTTCTGGATATTGTTTTAGAGCGGGACATGAGAAATCAGGCAGGAATAGCCGATTTTTTAAGTTATTGGGATAAAAATGCAGAGAAATTTAGTATTCCGTCTCCCGAAGGAAACAATGCGGTTCGAATCATGACCATTCATAAATCAAAAGGATTGGAATTTCCGGTTGTGATTATGCCGTTTGCCGAAGAAGATTACAATCGAAAGCCAAAAGATAAATTATGGCTGGATACCGAAGATGTAAATTTGGATGTTCCGAAAGCTTTAATTGATAATAGTAGTGCGGTTGAAGGTTTTGGAGAAAGTGCTTCGGCGGTTTTTAATTTGAAAAAACAAGAAGAGCTTTTGGATAATATCAATGTTTTGTATGTGGCGTTAACGCGTGCAGAAGAACAATTGTATATCGTGTCACAGGCTATAAAAGAGAGGAAAGATGGAGAATTGCCAAATAATATGGCTTCTTTTTTTATTCGATATTTGATGCATAAGGGAGTTTATGATGCGGAGAGACTGGAATATGAGTTTGGAAATAAGGTTAGGCTTTCAAGTTCCGTAAAGTCAGTTGATCTGGTCAAAGTGATTCCTGTGGTCTCAGAAGTTTTAAATCCGAAAAATATTAAAATTGCACAGCGAGAGGCTTTGATGTGGGGAACACATCAGCAAGGGGCAATTGCTTATGGGAATATTGTTCATGAGATTTTGGCTTTTGTTAAAGACAAAACGGATGTTGATCTGGCGGTTACTAAAGGTATCGAAAACGGATTGATTACGAATGACCAGATAGATATGGTCTTGAAGACACTTCAGGAAATTGTCAATCACCCTGAGTTGAGTATTTGTTTTGATGGAAAGGATACCGTCTTGAACGAGCAGACCATTGTTCAGAAAGAAGGAAGAATTTTAAAACCCGACCGAATTGTTCTAACAACAAACAAAGAAGCGTATTTGTTGGATTATAAAACGGGGGTGATAAATCCAAAATATACCAGGCAAATACAGGAGTATCAGGAGGCTATTGAGGATTTAGGGTATAAAGTGTTAAAAAAAGCGCTGGTATACATAGGATCAGAAATCGATGTAGTAAATTTGTGA
- a CDS encoding lipoprotein signal peptidase: MSLRKAYFLIFLVLIVDQLSKIYVKTNFVLGDEVVIFDWFRIHFIENEGMAWGTKIPGEYGKLFLTVFRIFAVVGIGYWLADSVKKRYSNYLIVAIALIFAGAAGNIIDSVFYGIIFDDSHGNLATLFSPEPYGTWFHGLVVDMFYFPIWRGTLPAWFPYWGGEDVSFFNAIFNVADVAISTGVGILLVFNKRAFPKTA, translated from the coding sequence ATGTCATTACGAAAAGCGTATTTCCTTATATTTTTAGTTTTAATTGTCGATCAGCTTTCGAAAATCTATGTAAAAACAAACTTTGTTTTAGGTGATGAAGTCGTAATTTTTGACTGGTTTAGAATTCACTTTATTGAAAATGAAGGAATGGCCTGGGGGACAAAGATACCTGGTGAATACGGTAAGCTGTTCTTAACTGTTTTTAGAATTTTTGCTGTAGTAGGAATTGGTTACTGGTTGGCAGATTCGGTTAAGAAACGTTATTCAAATTACTTAATTGTAGCGATAGCTTTGATTTTTGCCGGAGCAGCCGGAAATATAATTGATTCGGTATTTTATGGGATTATCTTTGACGACAGTCATGGTAATCTGGCAACCCTTTTCTCACCAGAACCTTATGGAACATGGTTTCACGGTTTAGTGGTAGACATGTTTTACTTTCCAATCTGGAGAGGTACTTTGCCGGCTTGGTTCCCTTACTGGGGTGGTGAAGATGTTTCTTTTTTTAATGCGATCTTTAATGTTGCCGATGTAGCAATTTCTACAGGAGTAGGTATATTGTTGGTTTTTAATAAAAGAGCCTTTCCTAAAACTGCCTAG
- a CDS encoding roadblock/LC7 domain-containing protein yields MNEITTTLNDFLLSTKSSAALIINGKGKLITSLHLDYADSIAAMSSAIVSMSDKLLLDLEKGSLKQLFLKTTEGVVVGNKISGTNFIITFSRDGSNLGLLLRSTEETATELSKNSLLK; encoded by the coding sequence ATGAATGAAATCACAACTACTCTAAACGATTTTCTGCTTTCTACCAAATCTTCCGCAGCATTAATCATTAATGGGAAAGGGAAATTAATCACATCACTTCATTTAGACTATGCGGATAGTATTGCCGCAATGAGCTCGGCCATCGTATCGATGAGCGACAAACTTTTATTAGATCTCGAAAAAGGCTCTCTGAAACAACTCTTTTTAAAAACCACAGAAGGAGTTGTTGTTGGGAACAAAATAAGCGGCACAAATTTTATCATTACCTTTTCAAGAGACGGCAGCAACCTTGGTTTATTACTACGATCGACCGAAGAAACTGCTACAGAACTGAGCAAAAATTCTTTGTTAAAATAA
- a CDS encoding TraR/DksA family transcriptional regulator — MIDEITRYSDADLAEFKEIIQNKIQKAQADLDLIKSAYMNDLNNGTDDTSPTFKAFEEGSETMSKEANSQLAIRQEKFIRDLKNALFRVENKTYGICKVTGKLISKERLKIVPHATMSIEAKNLQR; from the coding sequence ATGATAGATGAAATTACAAGATACTCTGATGCTGATTTAGCAGAGTTCAAAGAAATAATTCAAAATAAAATACAAAAAGCACAAGCCGATCTGGATTTAATTAAAAGTGCTTACATGAATGATTTGAATAACGGAACAGATGATACTTCTCCAACTTTTAAAGCATTTGAAGAAGGAAGCGAAACGATGTCTAAAGAAGCAAACTCACAGTTGGCTATCAGACAGGAAAAGTTTATTCGCGATCTAAAAAACGCATTATTCCGTGTTGAAAATAAAACCTATGGTATTTGTAAAGTAACAGGTAAATTAATCAGCAAAGAAAGGCTTAAAATCGTTCCTCATGCTACAATGAGTATCGAAGCTAAAAACTTGCAGAGATAA
- the ileS gene encoding isoleucine--tRNA ligase: MSTKFTEYKGLDLPTVASEVLDFWKKENIFEKSVSTREGAEPYVFFEGPPSANGLPGIHHVMARAIKDIFCRYKTQKGFQVKRKAGWDTHGLPVELGTEKELGITKEDIGKTISIEEYNEACKKTVMRYTDVWNDLTEKMGYWVDMEDPYVTYKPKYMESVWWLLKQIYDKGLLYKGYTIQPYSPKAGTGLSSHEVNQPGAYRDVTDTTIVAQFKTLPETLPAFLLGFGDVHILAWTTTPWTLPSNTALTVGPKIDYVLVKTFNQYTFEPINVVLAKNLVGKQFGKGFFASEDDADFEKVKNGDKQLPYKILAEAKGADLAEIRYEQLLPYVLPYQNPENAFRVITGDFVTTEDGTGVVHTAPTFGADDAKVAKEAKPEVPPMLVLDENGTAVPLVDLQGRFTSHVGDLAGKYVKNEYYDAGQAPERSVDVEIAIRLKEENKAFKVEKYVHSYPHSWRTDEPLLYYPLDSWFIKVTDVKDRMFDLNETINWKPKSTGEGRFGNWLKNANDWNLSRSRYWGIPLPIWRTEDKKEEVLIGSVEELYNAIEKSIEAGFQKENPFKGFEIGNMSESNYDLVDLHKNVVDGITLVSASGQPMKRESDLIDVWFDSGAMPYAQWHYPFENKDKIDENKDFPANFIAEGVDQTRGWFYTLHAIGTLVFDKIAYKNVVSNGLVLDKNGQKMSKRLGNATDPFETIKEYGPDATRWYMISNANPWDNLKFDIEGIAEVRRKFFGTLYNTYSFFSLYANIDGFKYAEAEIPLNERPEIDQWIMSELHTLVKFVDECYEDYEPTKAARAISDFVQENLSNWYVRLCRRRFWKGEYAHDKIAAYQTLYTCLLTISKLSAPIAPFFMDKLYRDLTGSTQTEQYSSVHLAEFPKFVENFVNKTLESKMQKAQTISSLVLSLRKKEMIKVRQPLQKVMIPVLDENQRAEIEAISELVKAEVNVKEIVLLDDDSGILVKQIKPNFKALGPRFGKDMGLISKEIQSFSAEQINQLDKQGALDIVIAGNTVTLSLEDVEITSQDIEGWLVANSNGITVALDITISDELKNEGIARELVNRIQNIRKDSGFEVTDKIKVQIKRSGLLEEAILKNEDYIKSETLTDDLVFVDALENGTEIEFDDIKTVILISK; the protein is encoded by the coding sequence ATGAGCACAAAATTTACTGAATACAAAGGACTTGACTTGCCAACAGTAGCATCAGAAGTACTTGATTTTTGGAAGAAAGAAAATATATTTGAAAAGAGCGTAAGTACCCGTGAAGGTGCTGAGCCTTATGTGTTTTTTGAAGGTCCGCCTTCAGCAAACGGATTGCCGGGTATTCACCACGTGATGGCGCGTGCGATTAAAGATATTTTTTGTCGTTATAAAACTCAAAAAGGTTTTCAGGTAAAAAGAAAAGCGGGTTGGGATACTCACGGATTACCTGTAGAATTAGGAACCGAAAAAGAACTTGGAATTACAAAAGAAGATATTGGTAAAACAATTTCTATCGAAGAATATAACGAAGCGTGTAAAAAAACCGTAATGCGTTATACCGACGTATGGAATGATTTGACCGAAAAAATGGGATATTGGGTAGATATGGAAGATCCATATGTAACCTACAAGCCTAAATATATGGAGTCTGTTTGGTGGCTTTTGAAACAAATTTATGATAAAGGTTTGTTGTACAAAGGATACACGATTCAGCCTTATTCACCTAAAGCCGGAACCGGATTATCTTCTCACGAAGTAAATCAGCCCGGTGCCTATCGTGATGTTACTGATACGACGATCGTAGCGCAGTTTAAAACATTACCCGAAACACTGCCAGCCTTTTTACTGGGGTTTGGAGATGTTCACATTTTAGCATGGACGACAACTCCATGGACATTACCATCGAATACAGCTTTGACAGTTGGACCAAAGATTGACTATGTTTTAGTAAAAACCTTCAATCAGTATACTTTTGAGCCAATCAATGTCGTTTTGGCCAAAAACTTAGTGGGAAAACAATTCGGAAAAGGATTTTTTGCCAGCGAGGATGATGCTGATTTTGAAAAAGTAAAAAATGGAGACAAACAGCTTCCGTATAAAATTTTAGCAGAAGCAAAAGGTGCTGATTTGGCCGAGATCCGTTACGAGCAACTATTGCCGTATGTATTGCCTTATCAGAATCCTGAAAATGCATTTAGAGTAATCACAGGAGATTTTGTTACTACAGAAGATGGAACAGGGGTTGTACATACCGCTCCTACTTTTGGTGCTGATGATGCCAAAGTAGCCAAAGAAGCAAAACCGGAAGTGCCGCCAATGTTGGTTTTAGACGAAAATGGTACCGCAGTTCCTTTGGTTGATTTACAGGGAAGATTTACTTCACATGTAGGCGATTTGGCAGGGAAATATGTAAAGAATGAGTACTATGATGCAGGTCAGGCGCCAGAGCGTTCTGTAGATGTTGAAATTGCTATTCGATTAAAAGAAGAAAATAAAGCCTTTAAGGTTGAAAAATACGTACATAGTTATCCACATAGTTGGAGAACTGATGAGCCGTTATTATATTATCCACTAGATTCATGGTTCATTAAAGTAACCGATGTAAAAGATAGAATGTTCGACCTGAACGAAACTATCAATTGGAAGCCTAAGTCTACTGGTGAAGGACGTTTTGGAAACTGGCTGAAAAATGCCAACGACTGGAACTTATCTCGTTCTAGATATTGGGGGATTCCGTTGCCAATTTGGAGAACTGAAGACAAAAAAGAAGAAGTTCTTATTGGTTCTGTTGAAGAATTGTACAATGCGATCGAAAAATCTATCGAAGCAGGTTTTCAAAAAGAAAACCCATTCAAAGGTTTTGAAATCGGAAATATGTCTGAATCAAACTATGATTTAGTCGACTTACATAAAAATGTAGTAGACGGGATCACTTTGGTTTCAGCTTCAGGCCAGCCAATGAAACGCGAAAGTGATTTAATTGATGTTTGGTTTGATTCAGGAGCAATGCCTTATGCACAATGGCATTATCCTTTTGAAAATAAAGATAAAATTGACGAGAATAAAGATTTCCCTGCAAATTTCATCGCAGAAGGTGTCGATCAGACTCGTGGATGGTTTTATACGTTGCACGCAATCGGAACTTTGGTTTTTGATAAAATTGCGTACAAGAATGTAGTTTCGAATGGTTTGGTTCTGGATAAAAATGGACAAAAAATGTCGAAGCGTTTAGGAAATGCGACAGATCCTTTTGAAACAATTAAGGAATACGGTCCGGATGCCACACGTTGGTACATGATCTCTAATGCAAATCCTTGGGATAACTTAAAGTTTGATATTGAAGGAATTGCTGAGGTTCGTCGTAAATTCTTCGGAACCCTGTATAATACCTATTCCTTCTTTTCGTTATATGCCAATATCGATGGATTTAAATATGCTGAGGCAGAAATTCCATTAAACGAAAGACCGGAAATTGACCAATGGATCATGTCGGAATTGCATACATTAGTAAAATTTGTTGATGAATGTTATGAAGATTATGAGCCTACAAAAGCGGCAAGAGCTATTTCTGACTTCGTTCAGGAAAATCTGAGTAACTGGTATGTTCGTTTGTGTCGTCGTCGTTTCTGGAAGGGGGAGTACGCTCATGATAAAATAGCAGCGTATCAAACGCTTTATACTTGTTTATTAACGATAAGTAAATTAAGTGCACCGATCGCTCCTTTTTTCATGGATAAATTATACCGCGACTTAACAGGTTCTACGCAAACCGAGCAATATAGCAGTGTTCACTTGGCAGAGTTTCCAAAATTTGTCGAAAACTTTGTTAATAAAACGTTAGAAAGCAAAATGCAGAAGGCGCAGACCATCTCGTCTTTGGTTTTATCCCTTCGTAAAAAGGAAATGATTAAAGTGCGTCAACCTTTGCAAAAGGTAATGATTCCGGTACTTGACGAGAATCAGAGAGCTGAAATTGAGGCTATTTCTGAGCTTGTAAAAGCGGAAGTTAACGTGAAAGAAATTGTGCTCTTAGACGATGATTCGGGTATTTTGGTGAAGCAGATCAAGCCTAATTTTAAAGCCTTAGGGCCACGTTTTGGAAAAGATATGGGCCTGATTTCCAAAGAGATACAATCTTTTTCGGCAGAGCAGATCAATCAATTAGACAAGCAGGGTGCATTGGATATTGTAATTGCAGGAAATACTGTAACTTTATCATTAGAAGATGTAGAAATAACCTCGCAGGATATTGAAGGTTGGCTGGTTGCAAATTCAAACGGAATTACAGTTGCGCTTGATATTACAATCTCTGACGAATTGAAAAACGAAGGAATCGCAAGAGAATTGGTAAACAGAATCCAAAACATCCGTAAAGATTCAGGATTTGAAGTTACCGATAAGATTAAAGTTCAAATAAAAAGAAGCGGCCTTTTAGAAGAGGCAATTCTAAAAAATGAAGACTATATTAAGTCTGAGACATTAACTGACGATTTGGTTTTTGTAGATGCGTTGGAAAACGGCACAGAAATTGAATTTGATGATATTAAAACAGTGATATTAATTTCAAAATAA